The following are encoded together in the Poseidonibacter lekithochrous genome:
- a CDS encoding multiheme c-type cytochrome → MLRYLFLSLFLIVNLFAQSSSNALYITKNQEFIYTANLDAGSVTKTSLKDGVVINEKVLGKDLRRIAFNKNESQYAVTDHGKNVVYIINTKDNSLEKTIKTPSQPHAIVYDEKKNNYYVTAFEANKIISIDAKKLEINQEINTLETPRGLALTNDNRLLVSHALIGKVSIFKLIENEKAIDSKPITIISLHETQNEKESVSQGLPRYLDDIEITPDGKEAWLPHLLWNVDHAFQFQSTIFPTISIIDLTPYNEKELEIKRKHLFKEINIQDKLNKTLIISNPWDLVFSPSGHKAFITLAGSEDLLVMDIKRSTQNKRRKSRQHRIRKKRAGSGARAVQIYRHLPGANPRAIVISENGEDLYVQNAMSLDLTKLNTGGKGTFSRVTIEKDIFAKLVKNDPLSKELREGKTVFNLGNSDKYKNNPIVGDFWMSCASCHYEGFNSTNRFMLKDFKVDKYKDAVAGHRNLDSFFSKNFISDYTKIIKQTQGGFGEDGIMEEKVDGQKPNKEVKQMLTSLHKYVQAPENLPLMSTWLKLDDDKKTAHKSQWLNSASCKQCHPTIYKQWANSSHGTAMDHPYYEFQENIAAKKEGEEFRAFCRGCHMPQLLLTGRDSSEYKFKNNMFEKDAMSLQKALKEGESVIEAGTGCFFCHRVNKARNAGGNADLSINLKDRDKYFFENTSNETLKWANEKSINANPKAHKDSYTNKDLYQDSLYCGTCHNEFIPGTGVKINDNYGEWLASSFNNPKDKTKHRSCIDCHMKADISSIGKDVEGFSTLGGKLKKDVKTHHFTGANDYLAGLRSDEHRKLSIDLLRIATKLEANINDDKLTIRVNNIQAGHKFPGGARRQIWLEITVKDKFGSVVYKNGHMQGNSVPKGAREFKKVAGDKDGVPVGLHFWRYEKMIKDTRIPADGYRDEVFDIPSDITYPLQVETRLLFRAFSPKLTDKVRDAFPKRDIPYAQVVEINKLVKKFEN, encoded by the coding sequence AATGAAAAAGTATTAGGAAAAGATTTAAGAAGAATTGCTTTTAATAAAAATGAATCACAATACGCAGTAACAGATCATGGAAAAAATGTAGTTTATATTATAAATACAAAAGATAATAGCTTAGAAAAAACTATCAAAACTCCATCACAACCCCATGCAATCGTATATGATGAAAAGAAAAACAACTATTATGTAACAGCTTTTGAAGCTAACAAAATCATCTCAATTGATGCCAAGAAACTAGAAATAAATCAAGAAATAAATACACTTGAAACACCAAGAGGTCTTGCTTTAACAAATGATAATAGACTTTTAGTATCTCATGCTTTAATTGGAAAAGTATCTATTTTTAAACTAATAGAAAATGAAAAAGCAATTGATTCAAAACCAATTACAATTATATCATTACATGAAACACAAAATGAAAAAGAGAGCGTATCCCAAGGACTTCCAAGATATTTAGATGATATTGAGATAACTCCAGATGGGAAAGAAGCTTGGCTTCCACATCTTTTATGGAATGTTGACCATGCTTTTCAATTTCAAAGTACTATCTTTCCAACAATTTCAATTATTGATTTAACTCCATATAATGAAAAAGAGTTAGAAATAAAAAGAAAACATCTTTTTAAAGAGATAAATATTCAAGATAAACTAAATAAAACATTGATTATTTCAAATCCTTGGGATTTAGTATTCTCACCTTCTGGACATAAAGCTTTTATTACACTAGCAGGAAGTGAAGATTTATTAGTAATGGATATTAAGCGTTCAACACAAAATAAAAGAAGAAAATCAAGACAACACAGAATCAGAAAAAAAAGAGCAGGTTCAGGAGCAAGAGCTGTACAAATATATAGACATCTTCCAGGAGCCAATCCTAGAGCTATTGTAATTTCTGAAAATGGTGAAGATTTATATGTACAAAATGCCATGAGTTTGGATTTAACGAAATTAAACACTGGTGGAAAAGGTACATTTTCAAGAGTAACGATAGAAAAAGACATTTTTGCAAAACTTGTAAAAAATGACCCTTTATCAAAAGAGTTACGAGAAGGTAAAACAGTATTCAACTTAGGAAATAGTGATAAATATAAAAACAACCCAATAGTTGGGGATTTTTGGATGTCTTGTGCTTCTTGTCACTATGAGGGATTTAATAGTACAAATAGATTTATGTTAAAAGATTTTAAAGTTGATAAATACAAAGATGCAGTTGCAGGACATAGAAATTTAGATAGTTTTTTCTCTAAAAACTTTATATCTGATTACACAAAAATCATCAAACAAACTCAAGGTGGTTTTGGTGAAGATGGAATCATGGAAGAAAAAGTAGATGGTCAAAAACCAAATAAAGAAGTAAAACAAATGCTAACTTCACTACATAAATATGTACAAGCTCCTGAGAATTTACCACTTATGTCAACATGGTTGAAACTTGATGATGATAAAAAAACAGCTCATAAGTCACAATGGTTAAACTCAGCCTCTTGTAAACAGTGTCACCCTACTATTTACAAACAATGGGCTAACTCTTCTCACGGAACTGCTATGGATCATCCATATTATGAATTCCAAGAGAATATTGCAGCCAAAAAAGAAGGAGAAGAGTTCAGAGCCTTTTGTAGAGGATGTCATATGCCGCAACTTTTATTAACGGGAAGAGATTCATCTGAATATAAATTTAAAAACAATATGTTTGAAAAAGATGCTATGTCTTTACAAAAAGCTTTAAAAGAAGGCGAAAGTGTAATAGAAGCAGGAACTGGATGTTTCTTCTGCCATAGAGTTAATAAAGCTAGAAACGCAGGTGGAAATGCGGATTTAAGTATTAATTTAAAAGATAGAGATAAATACTTTTTTGAAAATACTTCTAATGAGACTCTAAAATGGGCAAATGAAAAATCTATAAATGCAAATCCAAAAGCACATAAAGACTCATATACAAATAAAGACTTATACCAAGATTCACTTTATTGTGGGACTTGTCACAATGAATTTATTCCCGGAACTGGGGTTAAGATAAATGACAACTATGGAGAGTGGTTAGCATCATCGTTTAATAATCCAAAAGATAAAACAAAACATAGATCTTGTATAGATTGTCATATGAAAGCAGATATTTCAAGTATTGGAAAAGATGTAGAAGGATTCTCAACACTTGGTGGAAAACTAAAAAAAGATGTAAAAACACACCACTTTACAGGTGCAAATGATTATTTAGCAGGCTTAAGAAGTGATGAACATAGAAAACTATCTATTGATTTATTAAGAATTGCTACAAAACTTGAAGCAAATATAAATGATGATAAATTAACAATTAGAGTAAACAATATACAAGCAGGTCACAAATTCCCAGGGGGAGCAAGAAGACAAATCTGGTTAGAAATAACTGTAAAAGATAAGTTTGGAAGTGTAGTTTATAAAAATGGACATATGCAAGGAAACAGTGTACCAAAAGGTGCAAGAGAGTTCAAAAAAGTAGCAGGTGATAAAGATGGAGTTCCAGTAGGATTACATTTTTGGAGATATGAAAAAATGATAAAAGATACTAGAATTCCTGCTGATGGATATAGAGATGAAGTATTTGATATACCATCAGATATCACATATCCACTTCAAGTTGAGACAAGACTATTATTTAGAGCCTTCTCTCCAAAACTAACAGATAAAGTAAGAGATGCCTTTCCTAAAAGAGATATTCCTTATGCACAAGTTGTTGAAATAAATAAACTAGTTAAGAAGTTTGAAAACTAA
- a CDS encoding glycosyltransferase family 39 protein — protein sequence MGKFLNIFLNDNKESLFILTALCGALTPLVVFAYVAKLKDEKTAFVAFLLTISSVYILNISLSMLSESVGLFFFFLGLYFFEVGKYKGSGVIFSIAFFARPSYLIFYIVGLVYIYFFKKDALKDILIAFFFMAFIFLFYIFLSNGMLFIYEAKRFIFGHFTLWGTGQNSDISWASNIFRYENIVYILLPLVFIKFDKKFLLILVLFISYFLWLIFAQNPENMRHLVPLSIFASILLSSVLINYHKIIITIFVFNIYILFTYTNKHSPIDQIITEIKDEKKIVISNRSIEILRASIKNRVFDKYYINSSKYYFQNKKVYMITTIRPKEKKYKVFKGRFLGERDYYLIEN from the coding sequence ATGGGTAAGTTTTTAAATATATTTTTGAATGATAACAAAGAGTCTTTATTTATATTAACCGCACTTTGTGGGGCTTTAACCCCTTTAGTAGTATTTGCTTATGTAGCTAAACTAAAAGATGAAAAAACTGCCTTCGTAGCTTTTTTACTTACTATCTCTTCTGTATATATATTAAATATCTCTTTGAGTATGTTAAGTGAAAGTGTTGGTTTATTCTTTTTCTTTTTAGGGCTTTATTTTTTTGAAGTAGGAAAATATAAAGGCAGTGGAGTTATATTCTCAATTGCTTTTTTTGCTAGACCTTCTTATTTAATTTTTTATATTGTAGGTTTAGTTTATATATATTTTTTCAAAAAAGATGCTTTAAAAGATATATTAATAGCTTTCTTTTTTATGGCATTTATATTTTTGTTTTATATATTTTTATCTAATGGTATGTTATTTATATATGAAGCAAAAAGATTTATATTTGGTCATTTTACACTTTGGGGTACTGGGCAAAATAGTGATATTTCTTGGGCTTCAAATATCTTTAGATATGAAAATATTGTTTATATTTTATTGCCTTTAGTTTTCATCAAATTTGATAAGAAATTTTTACTTATATTAGTACTATTTATTTCATATTTTTTATGGTTAATATTTGCTCAGAATCCAGAAAATATGCGACATTTAGTGCCTTTAAGTATTTTTGCTTCTATTTTACTTTCATCTGTTTTAATAAACTATCATAAGATTATTATCACTATTTTTGTATTTAATATCTATATTCTTTTCACTTACACAAATAAACACTCACCAATTGATCAAATAATCACAGAAATAAAAGATGAAAAAAAGATTGTTATTTCTAATAGAAGTATAGAAATACTAAGAGCAAGCATTAAAAATAGAGTATTTGATAAATATTATATTAACTCTTCAAAGTATTATTTTCAAAATAAAAAGGTTTATATGATTACTACTATTAGACCAAAAGAGAAAAAGTACAAAGTTTTTAAAGGAAGATTTTTAGGGGAGAGGGATTATTATTTGATTGAAAACTAA
- a CDS encoding FAD-dependent oxidoreductase — translation MQNSDVIIIGGGVAGLMAGIELASSGKSVVLLEKEDVVGGQCKTEVLKTNDEEYRFDYGGHRFITNNEYLLDFVEDVLRDELLVAQRSSVILHKNRMYEYPLNIKNLLKVAPISLLAGAFIDTLKIVLKMTKPNDKNFKTWITSRFGKTLYKNFFGPYTEKLWGIKPKYLSADWAGQRISLVDLKDVAKKLLFKNKKTARTYAKSYRYPKYGFGSLPIKMAKRFEDLGGVIITNAQASEFTYDESKIKSVKTKDNEYFADNIISTMPLNEMSLKLGFDSKLKFRSLRFLCIGLDIEDFSPHTWQYVSDFDLLPTRIQEPKRRSPSMSPKGKSSIMLEIPCNKGDKIWDMNEDELLEIVKKDLNKLKFDIEDKIVDYFSFTTEHAYTLMDVEYNEKRDKTITYLNKFENLIMAGRQGTYRYIFLDTAMETGLMAAQKLLKTSFISKEKIYNHRNEKTVIETKSVA, via the coding sequence ATGCAAAATAGTGATGTAATTATAATAGGTGGGGGAGTTGCCGGTCTTATGGCTGGAATTGAACTTGCTAGCTCTGGGAAAAGTGTAGTTCTTCTTGAAAAAGAAGATGTTGTTGGTGGACAGTGTAAAACTGAAGTTCTAAAAACAAATGATGAAGAGTATAGATTTGATTATGGTGGACATAGATTTATTACGAACAATGAATATCTTTTAGATTTTGTAGAAGATGTATTGCGCGATGAGCTTTTAGTAGCTCAAAGAAGTTCTGTGATTTTACATAAAAATAGAATGTATGAATATCCATTAAATATTAAGAATTTATTAAAAGTTGCTCCCATTTCTTTATTGGCTGGGGCTTTTATAGATACTTTGAAAATTGTATTAAAAATGACAAAACCAAATGATAAAAACTTTAAAACATGGATTACTTCTAGATTTGGTAAGACCTTATACAAAAACTTCTTTGGTCCATATACAGAAAAGCTTTGGGGAATCAAACCCAAATACCTAAGTGCTGATTGGGCAGGGCAGAGAATTTCTCTTGTGGATTTAAAAGATGTAGCTAAGAAACTTTTGTTTAAAAACAAAAAAACTGCAAGAACTTATGCCAAAAGTTATAGATATCCAAAATATGGATTTGGTTCACTTCCTATAAAAATGGCAAAAAGATTTGAAGATTTAGGTGGAGTTATAATCACTAATGCTCAAGCAAGTGAATTTACATACGATGAATCTAAAATCAAATCAGTAAAAACAAAAGATAATGAATATTTCGCTGATAATATAATCTCAACAATGCCATTAAATGAGATGTCTTTAAAACTAGGTTTTGATTCAAAACTAAAGTTTAGGTCTTTAAGATTTTTATGTATTGGTTTAGATATTGAAGACTTCTCACCTCATACTTGGCAATATGTAAGTGATTTTGATTTATTACCTACAAGAATTCAAGAACCAAAAAGAAGATCACCTTCTATGTCTCCAAAAGGTAAAAGCTCAATTATGTTAGAGATTCCTTGTAATAAAGGTGATAAGATTTGGGATATGAATGAAGATGAATTATTAGAAATTGTAAAAAAAGATTTAAATAAATTAAAATTTGATATTGAAGATAAAATTGTAGACTATTTTTCATTTACAACGGAACACGCTTATACACTTATGGATGTAGAATACAATGAAAAAAGAGATAAAACGATTACTTATTTAAATAAGTTTGAAAATCTGATTATGGCAGGACGTCAAGGTACTTACAGATATATTTTCTTAGATACAGCAATGGAAACTGGTCTTATGGCTGCTCAAAAGTTATTAAAAACGAGTTTTATTTCAAAAGAAAAAATATATAACCATAGAAATGAAAAAACAGTAATAGAAACAAAAAGTGTTGCTTAA
- a CDS encoding FTR1 family iron permease has product MLASFLITFREGLEAFLIVGIILSYLGKLQATKYNKFIYLGVLIGVVISIIIAYIFQVVIYGMDNETYQHYLMIFILLFATLVLSYMVVWMANQSKQIKGEIEENIKKLVTAGNIAGMVFLAFLAVLREGFETVLFFSSLSFSESITLEDGLIGAFSGLVLSIVLVYFLMRGAKNIPIKSFFKYTGLLILIIAGGLFGSAVSMMQAADLLPTFIPVVYDISFILDDRGLFGTFLRALFGYNSSPTFMHLISWAVYMSTAILLWRKTYSYAK; this is encoded by the coding sequence ATGTTAGCAAGTTTTTTAATAACATTTAGAGAAGGTCTTGAAGCTTTTCTAATTGTAGGAATAATACTTTCTTATTTGGGGAAATTACAAGCAACAAAATACAATAAATTTATCTATTTAGGTGTATTGATTGGTGTTGTGATTTCTATAATTATTGCATATATTTTTCAAGTTGTTATTTATGGAATGGACAATGAAACATATCAGCATTATTTGATGATATTTATTTTACTTTTTGCAACACTTGTTTTATCTTACATGGTTGTTTGGATGGCAAATCAATCTAAACAAATAAAAGGTGAAATTGAAGAAAATATTAAAAAACTTGTAACAGCAGGTAATATCGCAGGAATGGTATTTTTAGCATTTTTAGCAGTATTAAGAGAAGGGTTTGAAACGGTGTTATTTTTCTCTTCACTTAGTTTTAGTGAAAGTATCACTCTTGAAGATGGATTAATAGGAGCTTTTTCTGGACTTGTATTATCTATTGTTTTAGTATATTTCCTTATGAGGGGTGCAAAAAATATTCCAATCAAATCATTTTTCAAATATACAGGATTATTGATTCTTATAATTGCAGGGGGACTATTTGGTAGTGCTGTATCTATGATGCAAGCAGCAGATTTACTTCCTACTTTTATTCCAGTAGTTTATGATATTTCATTTATATTAGATGATAGAGGATTATTTGGAACATTCTTACGAGCACTGTTTGGTTATAACTCATCACCAACATTCATGCACTTAATTTCTTGGGCTGTTTATATGTCAACAGCTATTTTATTATGGAGAAAAACATACTCTTATGCAAAATAG
- the hutG gene encoding formimidoylglutamase: MYKKANKNLWTGRVDSEDKQLGKRWHEKIKFLPYPYEKKSGIAFLGFDCDLGVKLNKGRIGSSKGSDVLKSAMGNFAFHLDNTKLYDAGKVVAKNDLESAQKELASHITKLLKQKHFPIVLGGGHEVAYASFMGLHNFLDKKEDIAIINFDAHFDLRFNKVATSGTPFAQSASLCKKDNTNFSYMCLGVSKASNTQALFKKAKDLNVKYILDTDFTEQNIKKIKKKIDKFLEQKEYIYITIDTDAFYASQVPAVSAPAARGIDVVFSYEILKYLFKNYKKRIKLLDLAEFNPKYDINDIGKKTIARLVYDIVDLAEKNIIN, encoded by the coding sequence ATGTATAAAAAAGCTAATAAAAACCTATGGACGGGTAGAGTAGATAGTGAAGATAAACAGCTTGGAAAAAGATGGCATGAAAAAATAAAGTTTTTGCCTTATCCTTATGAAAAGAAATCAGGAATTGCATTTCTTGGTTTTGATTGTGATTTAGGAGTAAAACTAAATAAAGGAAGAATTGGTAGTTCAAAAGGCAGTGATGTACTAAAAAGTGCTATGGGAAATTTTGCTTTTCATTTAGACAATACAAAATTATATGATGCAGGAAAAGTAGTAGCAAAGAATGATTTAGAATCAGCTCAAAAAGAATTAGCCTCTCATATTACAAAACTTCTAAAACAAAAACATTTTCCAATAGTTCTAGGTGGCGGTCATGAAGTGGCATATGCATCTTTTATGGGATTACATAATTTCTTAGATAAAAAAGAAGATATTGCTATCATAAACTTTGATGCTCACTTTGATTTACGATTTAACAAAGTAGCTACTTCTGGAACTCCTTTTGCTCAAAGTGCTTCTTTATGCAAAAAAGATAATACAAACTTCTCTTATATGTGTTTAGGTGTTTCAAAAGCTTCCAATACACAAGCACTGTTTAAAAAAGCAAAAGATTTAAATGTAAAGTATATACTTGATACAGATTTTACAGAGCAAAATATCAAAAAAATAAAGAAAAAAATAGATAAGTTTTTAGAGCAAAAAGAATACATATATATTACTATAGATACTGATGCTTTTTATGCTTCTCAAGTACCAGCTGTTTCTGCTCCTGCTGCAAGGGGAATTGATGTAGTTTTCTCTTATGAAATATTAAAATACCTATTTAAAAACTATAAAAAAAGAATCAAATTATTAGACCTAGCAGAGTTCAATCCAAAATATGATATTAACGATATAGGAAAGAAAACTATTGCTAGATTGGTTTATGATATTGTAGATTTAGCAGAAAAAAATATTATTAATTAA
- the hutI gene encoding imidazolonepropionase, with protein sequence MEKFDKVWVNARIAIVDDNGEIIVHENSFLAIKNKKIAKIDKMENFEHLSVNKIYDVENRLITSSLIDCHTHLIFGGNRANEFEKRLNGISYAQIAKDGGGIASSIKNTREESFDSIYKNSAKRLEALIKDGVTTIEIKTGYGLDTQSEIKMLKIAQKLEMNYPIHIEKTFLGAHAVPLEYKNDSDSYIDYICDEMLPEVHKLGLITCVDAYCEHLAFTVEQTKRVFEKAKSLGLNVKLHAEQFSSMGASDMACDFNALSVDHLEYTGEKTIEKMAKSGTVAVLLPGAYYFLRETKMPPIELFRKYNVPIAIATDLNPGTSALCSLQLMMNMSAVIFGLSVNETFNAVTKNASKALGLQESKGSLDIGFDADFCVWDISHPRDLVCSYLPTSLHYSVYMGEQVYV encoded by the coding sequence ATGGAAAAATTTGACAAAGTTTGGGTAAATGCAAGAATAGCAATAGTAGATGATAATGGCGAAATCATCGTACATGAAAATAGTTTTTTAGCAATTAAAAATAAAAAGATTGCAAAAATTGACAAAATGGAAAATTTTGAACATTTAAGTGTAAATAAAATCTATGATGTTGAAAATAGACTAATAACTAGCTCTTTAATTGACTGTCATACCCATCTTATTTTTGGTGGAAATAGGGCAAATGAGTTTGAAAAAAGACTAAATGGTATCTCTTATGCTCAAATAGCAAAAGATGGAGGAGGAATTGCTTCTTCTATTAAAAATACTAGAGAAGAATCTTTTGATTCTATTTATAAAAACTCAGCTAAACGTCTAGAAGCTTTAATAAAAGATGGAGTTACTACAATTGAGATTAAAACAGGATATGGTTTAGATACTCAAAGTGAAATCAAGATGTTAAAGATTGCACAAAAACTAGAAATGAATTATCCTATACATATAGAAAAGACATTTTTAGGAGCACATGCAGTTCCTCTTGAGTATAAAAATGATAGTGATTCATATATAGATTATATTTGTGATGAGATGTTACCAGAGGTTCATAAACTAGGACTTATTACTTGTGTAGATGCTTATTGTGAGCATTTAGCATTTACAGTTGAGCAAACAAAAAGAGTATTTGAAAAAGCAAAATCTTTGGGTCTAAATGTAAAACTTCATGCTGAACAGTTTTCATCTATGGGTGCTTCTGATATGGCTTGTGATTTTAATGCCTTAAGTGTAGATCATCTTGAATATACAGGTGAGAAAACTATAGAGAAAATGGCAAAGAGTGGAACAGTAGCTGTTTTACTTCCTGGAGCTTATTACTTTCTTCGTGAGACTAAAATGCCACCAATTGAACTTTTTAGAAAATACAATGTACCAATAGCAATAGCAACGGATTTAAACCCGGGAACTTCTGCTTTATGTTCACTTCAACTTATGATGAATATGAGTGCAGTTATATTTGGACTTTCTGTAAATGAGACATTTAATGCAGTTACAAAAAATGCATCAAAAGCTTTAGGGCTTCAAGAATCAAAAGGAAGTTTAGATATTGGTTTTGATGCTGATTTTTGTGTTTGGGATATATCTCATCCTAGAGATTTAGTATGTTCGTATTTACCTACGTCATTGCATTATAGTGTTTATATGGGAGAGCAAGTATATGTATAA
- the hutU gene encoding urocanate hydratase, with protein sequence MNEKRVIKAATGTNLSAKSWLTEAPLRMLMNNLDPDVAERPEDLVVYGGIGKAARNWECFDKIVEVLERLESDETLLVQSGKPVGVFKTHENAPRVLIANSNIVPYKATWDTFNELDKKGLMMYGQMTAGSWIYIGSQGIVQGTYETFVSMGKKHFNGDLSGRWILTGGLGGMGGAQPLASTMAGASMLAVECDETRIDKRIETGYCDYKAYTLEKALMIIKQAVEDKKAVSVGLLGNAAEIFPQIIEHGYLPDAVTDQTSAHDPLNGYLPIGWSLEKAKELRISNPNLVVDEAKKSMAVQVQAMLDFHEKGIPTFDYGNNIRQMALETGVENAFDFKGFVPLYIRDLFCEGIGPFRWAALSGDKEDIYKTDAKMKELFPENKALHNWLDGAREKIHFQGLPARICWIGAGDRAKAGLAFNEMVKNGELKAPIVIGRDHLDSGSVTSPNRETEGMIDGSDVISDWPLLNALLNTAGGATWVSLHHGGGVGMGFSQHSGVVIVADGTEAAHKRLTNVLTNDPATGVMRHADAGYDIAIKKAKEQNLDLPMIKDN encoded by the coding sequence ATGAATGAAAAAAGAGTAATAAAAGCAGCTACAGGAACAAACTTAAGTGCAAAATCTTGGTTAACAGAAGCACCTTTAAGAATGTTAATGAATAATCTTGACCCAGATGTTGCAGAACGTCCAGAGGACTTAGTAGTATATGGTGGTATTGGAAAAGCCGCTAGAAACTGGGAATGTTTTGACAAAATAGTAGAAGTTTTAGAAAGATTAGAAAGTGACGAAACTCTTTTAGTTCAATCAGGTAAACCAGTAGGAGTTTTCAAAACACATGAAAATGCTCCTAGAGTTTTAATAGCAAACTCAAATATTGTTCCATATAAAGCTACATGGGATACATTTAATGAACTTGATAAAAAAGGTTTAATGATGTATGGACAAATGACAGCAGGTTCTTGGATATATATAGGTTCACAAGGAATTGTTCAAGGAACTTATGAAACATTTGTATCTATGGGTAAAAAACACTTCAATGGAGATTTAAGTGGTCGTTGGATTCTAACAGGTGGACTTGGTGGAATGGGTGGGGCTCAACCTCTAGCTTCTACAATGGCAGGTGCATCTATGCTTGCAGTTGAATGTGATGAAACTAGAATTGATAAAAGAATTGAAACTGGATATTGTGACTATAAAGCATATACTTTAGAAAAAGCTCTTATGATTATTAAACAAGCTGTTGAAGATAAAAAAGCTGTATCAGTTGGATTATTAGGAAACGCGGCTGAGATTTTCCCACAAATTATTGAACATGGATATTTACCAGATGCAGTTACAGATCAAACTTCTGCCCATGACCCACTAAATGGATATTTACCTATTGGATGGTCATTAGAAAAAGCAAAAGAATTAAGAATATCTAATCCCAATTTAGTAGTAGACGAAGCAAAAAAATCAATGGCAGTGCAAGTTCAAGCAATGCTTGATTTCCATGAAAAAGGAATCCCTACGTTTGATTATGGAAATAATATCAGACAAATGGCACTAGAAACTGGAGTTGAAAATGCCTTTGATTTTAAAGGATTTGTTCCTTTATATATTAGAGATTTATTTTGTGAAGGTATTGGACCATTTAGATGGGCTGCATTATCAGGAGATAAAGAAGATATCTATAAAACAGATGCAAAGATGAAAGAGTTATTCCCAGAAAACAAAGCTTTACATAACTGGTTAGATGGTGCAAGAGAAAAGATTCACTTCCAAGGACTACCTGCTAGAATTTGTTGGATTGGTGCAGGTGATAGAGCTAAAGCTGGATTAGCTTTTAATGAAATGGTAAAAAATGGAGAATTAAAAGCTCCTATTGTAATTGGTCGTGATCACTTAGATTCAGGTTCAGTTACATCTCCTAATAGAGAAACAGAAGGAATGATTGATGGTTCTGATGTTATTTCAGATTGGCCATTATTAAACGCCCTACTTAATACAGCAGGAGGGGCAACATGGGTATCATTACACCACGGTGGTGGAGTTGGTATGGGATTCTCTCAGCATAGTGGAGTTGTAATCGTTGCAGATGGTACAGAGGCCGCACACAAAAGACTTACAAATGTTCTTACAAATGACCCAGCAACAGGTGTTATGAGACATGCAGATGCTGGTTACGATATAGCAATTAAAAAAGCAAAAGAACAAAATTTAGATTTACCAATGATAAAGGATAATTAA